The Streptomyces sp. ALI-76-A nucleotide sequence CGCCGGTCACACTGTTTTGCCCATCCTTTACCCTGGGTGGGCCACTCGGTCCTCCATGAAAGGTGTGAGCGTCCGCCCATGGGCGAGCCTCCCAGTACGCGACATCGCGCGATCCTCCCCGCACTGCCCGATCATGGGACGGAGGTGAACCGATGACCGAAGTGCTCCTCCTGCTGGTGGCGATCCTGCTCTCGCTCGCCTGTGGCGCCTTCGTCGCCGCGGAGTTCTCGCTGACCACCGTCGACCGCGGCGAGCTGGAACGCGCCGCGGAGCGTGGCGAGCGGGGAGCGGCCGGGGCCCTGAAGGCAGTGCGGAACCTGACCTTCCAGCTCTCCGGCGCGCAGCTCGGCATCACGGTCACCAACCTGGTGGTCGGCATGCTCGCCGAGCCGTCGATCGCCGCGCTGATCGCGAGTCCGCTCCGGTCGCTGGGCGTCTCCCGGTCCACGGCGAGCTCGCTCGCCCTGGTGCTGGGTACGGCCCTGTCGACCGTGTTCCTGATGGTCGTCGGCGAGCTGGTGCCCAAGAACTGGGCGATCTCCTCGCCGCTGGCCGTGGCCAAGCGGGTGGGCAACGCGCAGCGCTGGTTCTCCGCCGCCTTCCGCCCCTTCATCACCCACCTCAACAACACCGCCAACCGCGCGGTACGCCTCTTCGGCCTGGAGCCCGCCGAGGAGCTGGCCTCCGCCCGCGGACCCCAGGAACTGGCCGCGCTGGCCCGGCACTCGGCCCGGGAGGGCGCCCTGGAGCCGGACACCGCCGAACTGTTCGTGCGGACGCTGAACCTGGCCGACCTGACCGCGGAGAACGTGATGACACCGCGCGTGCAGGTCATCGCCCTGGAGGTCCAGGCGACCTGCGAGGACGTGGCGAACGCGACCAGGGCGACGGGCCTGTCCCGGTTCCCGGTCTACCGCGGCAGCCTCGACTCGGTCGTGGGCACCGCCCACATCAAGGACGTCCTGGCGATTCCCGCCGACCGCAGGCCCCGGGTCCGGGTCTCCGAGATGATGCGTGAGCCGCTGCTGGTGCCGGAGTCGCTCACCGTCGACCGGCTGCTGGACCGGCTGTCCGGCAAGCGGACGATGGCCGTCGTCATCGACGAGTACGGCGGTACGGCGGGCGTGGCCACCCTGGAGGACATCGTCGAGGAGGTCGTCGGCG carries:
- a CDS encoding hemolysin family protein — translated: MTEVLLLLVAILLSLACGAFVAAEFSLTTVDRGELERAAERGERGAAGALKAVRNLTFQLSGAQLGITVTNLVVGMLAEPSIAALIASPLRSLGVSRSTASSLALVLGTALSTVFLMVVGELVPKNWAISSPLAVAKRVGNAQRWFSAAFRPFITHLNNTANRAVRLFGLEPAEELASARGPQELAALARHSAREGALEPDTAELFVRTLNLADLTAENVMTPRVQVIALEVQATCEDVANATRATGLSRFPVYRGSLDSVVGTAHIKDVLAIPADRRPRVRVSEMMREPLLVPESLTVDRLLDRLSGKRTMAVVIDEYGGTAGVATLEDIVEEVVGEVRDEHDPHETPDLAPAGSDDEGRILYSADGSARIDQLARVGLRAPEGPYETLAGLVATELGRIPAVGDRVEVAHWLLDVVDASGRRAARLLLHAPAHEHETEVEGA